The Deltaproteobacteria bacterium genomic interval ATCCGACGAGGAATGCCTTTCCGATGGGGAACGAAGGCTCTCGTACCCCATTTTGCCGCCGATGTAGAAGAGCAAGGCCGCGGCGATCCAGGGGCCGTACCGGCTGGTAACGCCCGCAAGGGTGCGTCCCAAAACCCAACCCAATAGGGGCATTAAAAACTGAAACAGCCCGAAGTGGAAAGAGAGGCGAAAAACCTGCCTCCTCTCGTTCCAGCGGGTTCCCACGGCCAGTCCGACGGCAAAGGCGTCGCAACCGAGCGCCACGGCCACCAGCACGACTTCCACCAGATTCAAACGATTGTCCTCCCGGACAGGTGATACCTGTGACGGCATTTGGAGACGGCGGTTTTCTCAAGGAACGGTCCCCTCAAAACCGATCGGATCGGGCTGGAAACGTATCGTGAAACCGTCTCTTCTTCCTTACGACCCTTGAGGGGCGGTCGCAGTTCGTCATACCCCGCCGGCATATGAAACCGCCGTGCGTGAGATGGCGCTCCGTTGCCATGACAACCATCCAAAGCGGAACCTATATAGCGCAAAACAAGGATTTTTCAAACCGGGAATTGCAGAAGCAGGAACCGACCTTGGTTGAAGAGTGACCGCAACTTGGGCTTCGTGAGCATAAGAAAGGCGAT includes:
- a CDS encoding manganese efflux pump, with product MNLVEVVLVAVALGCDAFAVGLAVGTRWNERRQVFRLSFHFGLFQFLMPLLGWVLGRTLAGVTSRYGPWIAAALLFYIGGKMGYESLRSPSERHSSSDPTRGFSLMALSLATSLDALGVGLSFGLLDRQLFVPAVWIGITAALMTWTGMKLGTRLSQWLGHRVGLAGGVILFAIAIKLLVS